The following are encoded in a window of Armatimonadota bacterium genomic DNA:
- a CDS encoding TolC family protein, translated as MIIDRGIINTGVARALVAACICSLFLCVGAFGEDNTSVKPMSLQECIDIALKNQLDVVIAKNDVAIAKSQLAKTKSEYLPQISVDNNAFTTGSQGVLSQVTTGTALSANLNIFDGGIREANVKASRYGVQSTDSAYKRTMQTVTYTVTKAYYETLRSKHLAEVASSNVKYYQTLLEQVTQQINEGSKATVDKYPVEAELASAKVDLLSAQNTVRTSILDLQATMGISSRSGFDVAEVDTIPDTAVQMLDNYVNYAKKSRPDITQAQAQICSAKASTTAARISLYPIPTISAGYQHSISGGYRTSGTQMVGGLTFNLFDGGASRAAYKTAKLTQESAVESAKQLDRDVRTQVEEAYLNLTSSKERLAASQTSLDSAKKNLDVQRERYNLKLAITLDVLNAELQYVTAQSDYVQAKYDYLIAISQLEYTTGE; from the coding sequence ATGATTATTGACCGAGGAATCATAAACACAGGGGTAGCTCGCGCCCTTGTTGCAGCCTGCATATGCTCGCTGTTTTTATGCGTGGGCGCATTTGGTGAGGATAACACATCGGTAAAACCCATGAGTCTGCAGGAGTGCATAGACATTGCGCTCAAAAATCAGTTGGATGTGGTCATCGCCAAAAATGATGTCGCGATCGCCAAGAGCCAGTTGGCAAAGACAAAAAGCGAGTATCTGCCTCAAATCTCAGTAGACAACAATGCCTTCACAACCGGCTCTCAGGGAGTGCTGAGCCAGGTCACGACCGGAACGGCTCTCTCCGCAAACCTTAATATCTTTGACGGCGGCATACGTGAAGCCAATGTCAAAGCATCACGCTATGGTGTTCAGAGCACCGATTCGGCTTATAAACGGACCATGCAGACAGTCACCTATACGGTTACCAAAGCTTACTACGAAACTCTGCGCTCTAAGCATCTGGCGGAGGTTGCAAGCTCCAACGTTAAGTATTACCAGACGCTCCTTGAACAGGTCACACAACAGATAAATGAAGGATCGAAAGCTACAGTCGACAAATATCCCGTGGAGGCTGAGTTGGCCTCGGCAAAAGTCGATCTTTTGTCCGCACAGAATACGGTGCGCACATCAATCCTTGATTTGCAGGCAACCATGGGCATTTCTTCACGCTCAGGCTTTGATGTCGCGGAAGTCGACACTATCCCGGACACTGCCGTCCAAATGCTGGATAATTACGTAAACTACGCCAAGAAGAGCCGACCGGACATCACACAAGCTCAGGCGCAGATCTGTTCAGCCAAAGCATCGACTACCGCAGCGCGGATTTCTCTATACCCAATCCCTACAATAAGCGCAGGATATCAGCATAGCATTTCCGGAGGCTACCGAACGAGCGGGACTCAGATGGTAGGTGGACTGACATTCAATCTTTTCGACGGCGGAGCAAGCCGAGCGGCATATAAAACAGCCAAGCTGACCCAGGAAAGCGCCGTTGAGAGTGCGAAACAGTTGGATCGAGATGTAAGAACGCAGGTCGAAGAAGCGTATCTCAACCTGACCAGTTCTAAAGAACGCTTGGCTGCAAGCCAGACGAGTCTTGACTCAGCGAAAAAAAATCTCGATGTTCAACGGGAACGCTATAATCTCAAGCTGGCAATTACACTGGACGTGCTTAACGCCGAACTGCAGTATGTGACTGCTCAAAGCGATTACGTCCAGGCTAAGTATGATTACCTGATCGCGATATCACAACTCGAATATACGACAGGCGAGTAA